TGATCAACTGTATCGTTTTTATAAAAACCTGTATTGTAATACTCAACACCAGCATTATCAGAACCATAAATATTGTATAATTCATGTGGGTCATGACTTCCCCAACCTAATAATACGGCTTCTGAATACATCTTTTGCGCAATAATATCCCAGCTTGCTCCCTCAACCTTTATGTTGATACCAAGTGGTTTTATCATATCTGCAACAGTAATCGCTAACGATTGACGTACTTCATCATTCGCAGGGTAATAAAGACTAAACTCCGCCTTTAATCCGTCTTTTTCAACGATGCCATCACCGTTCGCGTCTCTCCAACCAGCTTCTTCTAATATTTTTTTAGCTTCTTCCATATTTCCATCGGCAATAACTGTCTCAGGATTCCACCAAGGTAACCCATCAACTGATGTATACGCTGGTGTTCCATACCCTTCTAAAACGCCATCAATTAGCGCTTGACGGTCGACGCCAATATTAATGGCGTGACGAATCGCAGCATCCGCAGTTACATCATTGCCAATAGGGAACCCATCTTCTGTCATTTCTCCGGATTCAACATAAGGAAAGACAATCCCGCGGTTATCCACTGTTTTTACTGCTTTCAATTCCGTCCCAGGAACTCTCTTCTGACTAAATGAAGCTGGAATATGGGCAAGATCTACAGTACCTGCTTGTGCCGCTGCAAATGCCGCATCTTCAGTTAAAAATAAGAACGTGATTTTTTTAATATTAGGCTTTTTTCCGTAATAATTTTCATTAGCTTCAACGATTAGTTGCTGACCTTTATCCCATTGGACAAGTTTAAATGGACCTGAACCGATTGGATTTTCAGCATACGATTCGTTATAAGCATGTTCAGGAACAATTCCCGTTGCAATAAGATTATTAATAAAAGTCGACTGGGCTTCTTTTAATGTAAAGACGACTGTCGTTTCATCGATGGCTTCAACTTTTTCCAAAGCATTCATATCTACGACTGAACCGCTTTCCAATGTTTGTTCATACGTAAACACAACGTCTGTAGCCGTCAGCTGTTCGCCGTCGGAAAATTGCACATCATCTCGCAAATGAACGGTCCACGTTTTTCCGTCTTCACTTACTTCGTAATCTGTTGCTAAGTCATTGACAACTTTCAAGTCATCATCTCTTTTTAATAACGTACTTTGAAACAATGGCGAACCATAACGGCCCCATCCTATCACCGGGTCAAAGCCTGTTTGAGGCTCCGAATTGAAGGCGAGTACTAACTCATCCTTTTTCGTATTGTCAGTACTTGTATTCTTTTCAATTGATTTTGACGATGAACAACCTGCTAAAATTGTTGTTACCAACAATATAGCGATTAAGCCAAATCCCAAAATTCGATTTCGCATATTCTTACTCCTTATATTAAAGTTTTTCTACGGGGGCGACTGTTAGCTTCCCATATTCCACACCTATTAAACTCGTTAATTGATTACTTAATTTGCGCACATCACTTGCTTTTCCTTGAACAACAATCAGTTCTATACAACTATCATGGTTAAGATGAAAATGAGTTGTTGCCATGATCAAATCATGCATCTCATGTTGAACGGTCGTCATTTCCTCAAGTAAATTCCTCTGATGATGGTTATAAAACAATAATATTGTTCCCGCAATTAGCTGGTCATCCTCTTCCGAAGATTGCTCGATAATCGCTTCACGCACAAGATCTCTGACAGCCTCCGAACGATTCGAATAGCCTTTCTGCGTGACAAGCTGATCGAATTTTCGAAGCAAACTTCCTTCCATTGACACTCCAAACCTTTTTAATGTTGAATCTTCCATAGTGAACTCGCCCCCCAGTAGCACGATTGTTAACTTTCGTAACACCGATAACCAAAAAAATTTCACGAATACCCTTAATTATAGGTTTTACAAGATAAAAAATCAATGAATTCGATGCACTTTTAATTGAAGATATACTACCATTTTCATTGGTATACATTATGGCCATTGGACGATATTCCCTCAACTAGTTAATACCTTTTCTAAAGTGTATTTATAAATAGTGTCACGATTACTGACATTCGTAGCACTGACATACAAAAAAATATAACTTCAAATATGATTATAGTTTTAGCGAGATAAAGAATCAAGGATTTCGATGTTGATTTTACGAATACCGCGTAACCATTTTCATTCGCGTACGTCATGGTGATAGGATGCTATAAAAACTTTTTAAAAAAGTTACTATGCGCGCATTTCATTCTTATGGTATGTGAGCATTTTGTATTCATGCCACGTTATTAATTTTGTAAAAAGTATAACTTGAATCCGATTGAAATGATATAAAAAGGGAAAGTATATAGAGAGAGGTAATTTTGACTAGAAACGAGGGTGTGCCATGAAAAAACAAAACATAAAAAACATTCGAATGACTTATTATTTCACAAGTATATTTATAACTGTTGGTACCATTGTAGTTTTATATCTATTACTTCAAAAAACAACAAAGCTCAGCCCTTTTATATTATTTCTTTCGCTAGCTGGCGGCGGATTACCACTAGGTATCATCGGCGTCTTTGTCGATTATAAAATCTCGGAATTTAAAGGTAAAACAAGAAACGTAAGACAGTTAAAAGGGGATTTATAATTTGTTTTCAGGCTCGTCATCATAATAGTACCTTACTAACCCGTTGATTTCCGTTCTAGGCGGACGCTTTCCTAGGGGCATGAGGTGATCCCAAGGTATTGCCGCCTTCCGATCTAATCAACTAAGTGTCCGTGCTAAACAAACGCGCCCAATTTTTATATTAATTAATAGTTGGTTTGGTGCTTCTTATTTTTTTGCACATGTTGATTTGCGATTTGCTGAGTTCCAAAAACCTCTTTAAAAAGCGGCTTACATCTGGATTAACTGCGCCAGATAATCTAAGTATGCAATTTACCCTTTTTCAAAACTCTTAGCGAACCTTATAAACCAATATAATGCAATCCAAGGAAAAATAAACTTTGTAACCCATTCTATTAATGCAGGAACAAAATAATTATTAATGCTATAAACCAATATATCTTCCAAAGATCGTCGCTTATATTAATTCAATTACTTACCAACCATCCCATTTCTTACTCAATACCCCCAACTCTTTAAGTAAACTCGGTAAAAGCCTGTCATCCTCGCTGTCCAAAGCTTCCTCGGTACATGGTGAGTGTGGCGGATAATTTAAACTTTTGGCTTCTTTTAAAGTTGATTCAGCTAGAAAGTTTGTTGCATTCGATTCCTCAAAACAAATAGGTGCAATATAAGTTTGATAAGTATGGTCTAAAATAACTCTAGTATCTGCCGATGGGTGAGTTTCTTTCGGCATCAACATACCAATCACTACAATAACAGCAATGATAAGTACAGCCCATAACCATTTTTTAGATGACTTCATGTAAATTACTCCTTTTAACCAACAGTTTGATAGCGGTATAAATCCGGTTACTAATTTACGTTCATTACATCTATTGTACTAGAAAATATATATATTAAAAATATTTTGATAGCACTCTGAACTAAAAACACCTTCACTGTTAAAACTCTGGACATAATCTTCCAATTGCCCACCCGATTATGACCGCCCCGCCACCTGCAAATGAAGCTACTGCCAGTATGCTTTACATACATTTTCAGAGAAAAGAACCATTCCTTTATTAATCTTTCTTAAGAGATTTATCAAAATCGTCTCCTACGGACAAGTTTCACCCTGACATTCTCTTACGATCTTTTTCATGTTTCAAAATTATTTTCATCAATTTGTATTCTTTTCATCAAATTTTCTCTATGTAGTAAGTAAAGGGGGAATTTTGATGACACATTACTTAAAAGACTATGCATATTTTACGAACAAATTTGACTTGGACAAGGCAGCTTCATTGCAAAAACAAGAGCATTGGCAGGAGATGAATCAGACTGATCGTGATGTACTTGACGTGATTCGTCGTTATTCTGTGAAGTTTGGCGCCGCACATTTGAAACATTACACCATTGAAAAGGCAATTAAGAAATCTAACGCTACAGTTCGCCGCGCAATTCGTAAACTGGAGAAGCTTGGTATTATTGATCGTATTCATTATGTCCGTCCTGTCATGAATGGACTCGGTGCGAATATTTATGCGATTAAACCTTTTAAACAACCTTCGAAAATTGAGAAGAGAGTGAAGGATAACCCTGCAACAGTAAAACAAGCACGCAATCAGGAAAGAAAAGCCAGCAATTCTGCTGAAATGCTACCAGTACCTACAACTTTTTTGAGCGAATGAAAACGATACTTGCTTCAACTATTGGCGAAAACACACTCGCACGCCGTTTTTTTGGCGTATACCGTCAACACACACTGCCGATGTTAAGATTTAGCTTTC
This window of the Sporosarcina pasteurii genome carries:
- a CDS encoding ABC transporter substrate-binding protein, whose amino-acid sequence is MRNRILGFGLIAILLVTTILAGCSSSKSIEKNTSTDNTKKDELVLAFNSEPQTGFDPVIGWGRYGSPLFQSTLLKRDDDLKVVNDLATDYEVSEDGKTWTVHLRDDVQFSDGEQLTATDVVFTYEQTLESGSVVDMNALEKVEAIDETTVVFTLKEAQSTFINNLIATGIVPEHAYNESYAENPIGSGPFKLVQWDKGQQLIVEANENYYGKKPNIKKITFLFLTEDAAFAAAQAGTVDLAHIPASFSQKRVPGTELKAVKTVDNRGIVFPYVESGEMTEDGFPIGNDVTADAAIRHAINIGVDRQALIDGVLEGYGTPAYTSVDGLPWWNPETVIADGNMEEAKKILEEAGWRDANGDGIVEKDGLKAEFSLYYPANDEVRQSLAITVADMIKPLGINIKVEGASWDIIAQKMYSEAVLLGWGSHDPHELYNIYGSDNAGVEYYNTGFYKNDTVDQYFEKALRALSEEEAIEYWQKAQWDGTTGLSAKGDAPWAWLVNIDHLYIVKEGLDIGHQRTHVHGHGWPATDNIVDWKWK
- a CDS encoding helix-turn-helix domain-containing protein, with the translated sequence MTHYLKDYAYFTNKFDLDKAASLQKQEHWQEMNQTDRDVLDVIRRYSVKFGAAHLKHYTIEKAIKKSNATVRRAIRKLEKLGIIDRIHYVRPVMNGLGANIYAIKPFKQPSKIEKRVKDNPATVKQARNQERKASNSAEMLPVPTTFLSE
- the nikR gene encoding nickel-responsive transcriptional regulator NikR → MEDSTLKRFGVSMEGSLLRKFDQLVTQKGYSNRSEAVRDLVREAIIEQSSEEDDQLIAGTILLFYNHHQRNLLEEMTTVQHEMHDLIMATTHFHLNHDSCIELIVVQGKASDVRKLSNQLTSLIGVEYGKLTVAPVEKL